A genomic segment from Pristiophorus japonicus isolate sPriJap1 chromosome 16, sPriJap1.hap1, whole genome shotgun sequence encodes:
- the LOC139227116 gene encoding RING finger protein 222, producing the protein MSEEAGSECPVCYEKVSLQNQSLRTLTCNHIFCHDCLVKTVINQESHIKKVVCPVCRHVTFLNKKSLRWITKGKEGKQTLEIPLSPISLESASVSLDSLEEAPPPPPPPPRSLLRRLWERCPPNFASARNPALRTSQIFVISGRGRPMSEEELRVPADGVVLEHRRCRLRWVLILLCFIIIGAVVAAILPWVIFK; encoded by the coding sequence ATGTCGGAGGAGGCTGGCTCCGAGTGCCCCGTTTGTTACGAGAAGGTCTCCCTCCAGAACCAGTCGCTCCGGACGCTGACCTGCAACCACATCTTCTGCCACGACTGCCTGGTGAAGACGGTGATCAACCAGGAAAGTCATATCAAGAAGGTGGTGTGCCCGGTCTGCCGGCACGTCACCTTCCTGAACAAAAAGAGCTTGCGATGGATCACCAAAGGCAAAGAGGGCAAACAGACGCTGGAGATCCCCCTGTCGCCCATCTCGCTGGAGTCGGCCAGCGTCTCGCTGGACTCGCTGGAGGAGGCGCCCCCACCGCCTCCGCCTCCACCGCGCTCGCTCCTACGCCGTTTGTGGGAGCGCTGCCCGCCAAATTTCGCCTCCGCCCGCAACCCGGCGCTCCGCACCAGCCAGATTTTCGTGATCAGCGGCCGGGGCAGGCCCATGAGCGAGGAAGAGCTGCGGGTCCCCGCCGACGGGGTGGTCTTGGAGCACCGGCGCTGCAGGCTGCGCTGGGTGCTGATCCTCCTGTGCTTCATCATCATCGGGGCCGTGGTGGCTGCTATCCTGCCCTGGGTCATCTTCAAATGA